In a single window of the Salvelinus namaycush isolate Seneca chromosome 6, SaNama_1.0, whole genome shotgun sequence genome:
- the LOC120049856 gene encoding LOW QUALITY PROTEIN: putative violet-sensitive opsin (The sequence of the model RefSeq protein was modified relative to this genomic sequence to represent the inferred CDS: substituted 1 base at 1 genomic stop codon), producing MGKNFHLYENISKVSPFEGPQYHLAPIWAFYLQAAFMGFVFFAGTPLNFIILVVTAKYKKLRQPLNYILVNVSLAGFIFVTFSVSQVFVSSARGYYFLGYTLCAMEACMGSIAGLVSAWSLAVLAFERYVVICKPFGTFKFDNNQALAAVAFTWVMGIGCATPPFFGWSRYIPEGLGCSCGPDWYTNNEEYHCASYTKFLIVTRFLMPMSTIFFSYSQLLGALRAVAAAQAESASTQKAEKEVSRMVIVMVCSFILCYGPYALAGLYFAXTTSEDKDYRLVTIPAFFSKSSCVYNPLIYAFMNKQFNACIMETVFGKQIEETSVSASKTEVSTA from the exons ATGGGAAAGAACTTCCATCTGTACGAGAACATCTCTAAGGTCAGCCCATTTGAGGGGCCACAGTATCACCTGGCCCCAATATGGGCTTTCTACCTACAGGCTGCTTTCATGGGCTTTGTGTTCTTTGCTGGAACACCCCTAAACTTTATAATTCTCGTGGTGACAGCGAAGTACAAGAAACTGAGACAACCGCTGAACTACATCCTGGTCAATGTCTCGTTAGCAGGTTTCATCTTTGTGACGTTCTCTGTGAGTCAAGTGTTCGTTTCTAGTGCGAGAGGATACTACTTCCTGGGTTACACCTTGTGTGCAATGGAAGCTTGCATGGGTTCAATAGCAG GGTTGGTGTCAGCTTGGTCCCTGGCTGTCCTTGCCTTTGAGAGATACGTGGTCATCTGCAAACCCTTCGGCACCTTCAAATTTGACAACAACCAGGCTCTGGCGGCTGTCGCCTTCACCTGGGTCATGGGGATCGGATGTGCAACCCCACCATTCTTCGGCTGGAGCAG GTATATCCCTGAGGGTCTGGGCTGCTCCTGTGGACCTGACTGGTATACAAACAATGAGGAGTACCACTGTGCCAGCTACACCAAATTCCTTATTGTTACCCGTTTCCTCATGCCCATGTCCACCATATTTTTCTCCTACTCCCAGCTACTGGGAGCACTACGGGCT gtggcagCTGCACAGGCTGAGTCAGCTTCCACCCAGAAGGCAGAAAAGGAAGTATCCAGGATGGTGATTGTGATGGTGTGCTCCTTCATTCTGTGTTACGGCCCCTACGCCTTGGCAGGCTTGTACTTCGCCTAGACAACAAGCGAGGACAAAGACTACCGCCTGGTCACCATCCCTGCTTTCTTCTCTAAAAGCTCCTGTGTATACAACCCTCTCATTTACGCCTTCATGAACAAACAG TTCAATGCCTGCATCATGGAGACCGTGTTTGGAAAGCAGATTGAGGAGACTTCAGTTTCAGCCTCCAAGACTGAGGTCTCCACAGCCTAA